acatttaatgTGAGTGTTCTGTTGATTGGACTTGTACACACAAGGAATCCAAACATCTCATTTAATTCAAAGAAAACACCTCATATAATTGAAAGAAATTTGTTGTCAGCAGTTACAGTGAGCAGATACACTGATTTCTCCAAACAGGACTATCTattttgtttgaagaaaaactTCTCTCCTTCCCTATTAGCGTCAGATTACCTTTTCTTGCTCTATGCCTTTTTACTGATTTTCTCAGCATCTTGTCTCAGTGTTTCCTCTGTTCTGTGAGGGATTCTTGCAGTCTTTAAATAGTTCAGTCCTTTCCTGCTTATCCTGAAACTATAAACGTTTCAGCCCTTGTTGAAAGAAAATAGTcctttttatttgcatgtaCTGATGTACCCTCGTGATCCCtacatttaatttaagaaagaaCTTGATGTTCTGAGAAATCCCATAGTCCTATTTTTAATAGTATCCCAAAGTGATTTGGTCTTGGTAttctaaaaagaagaaaactacaCATATGTACATATGTCTCATTTCCTTGACAAGTGGCTGACTAATTTCTCCTCAGGTCTGTTTCATGCAATGTCATATAGGACCTGGGGAAAACCTGGAACAATAGAGGCCAAGCTCCAGAAAAAATACATACCAGGTCCATGATCTGGTTGGCCAGATACACAATTGGGGCTGACTTTTTTCACACAGAGCTACTCTGCTGAGCTGTAATGATGCTTCAGAGGATGAGATAGATAAGTCGTTATTTTTTTTGCAGGGGAGGACTTTCAGTTATGCTCATAAAATTAGAAGAAATTGAGTTCCAGATGTTAAGGCAGAATGTCAGAATATTTAATCTGTGAAAACTTTTTTCAAAGACTGACAGAAAGAAATGGCTTAAAAGGAGATTAATTTCCCTTTGCAAGGGATTATTTTTATCAGTGAAAGAATTTGAAAGCTTCATGAACCTATTGTTAAAACTCACTAATGTCACCAGAAATACTATGGTTACTATTCTTGTCATTTCCATATATCTTAAAAAAGTATCCTGTGTTCCTACAGgatcatatttattttctgtctgccAACTTCAGCAAATATTGGTCATTTTGGTGCACTGCTTTCCCATACATCATTGAAAAATAACTTATACTTGTGAATGTGGACCTGTGACTTCCTATGCAAAGTGAGATTCAACAAGTTTTCATAGGGCATTAAGGCATGAGGACAAAATCAAGCGGCTTGAGGGATCATCATCATTCTCCCTTGTTTAGGGAGAAACACTGGAGATGATAACTGGAGATTTTTAGCACTAAATTTAACAACTACAGAACTTGCAATGCTATTTTTAGACCCATTGTCTATAAAAATGTGGCATATGTGATAATTCTGTAAATCTGTTTCAGATCAGATTGGTCAGGTTTGCTCAAATTTGACATACAATTGGCAATCCAAACCTAAAaccattttgaaaatttttactGGCTAGCAGAGAGGGGCCTTCATCGataaaaacagataaataaatacataagtAAATGGCTAATCCTTTGCCATAGAGAAGGCAGTAGAGGTCCAGATGGGAGCTGGGGGACTGAGAGCAagaacagcagccacagctgagaAGATGGAGCACCAAAGAGCTTTAGGACAACAGGCCACAGCATTTGAGGAACACCACATAAAAgtatggggggggggggaagaagaaTCTGTTTCATTAATTATTCTATTCaggaaacaaattttaaaaatcattaaatcgTCAGTGATGAAAAGCTGCGTCTGCCAACCGAGATGTCTCAGCATTGTACACAATGTTTGTGTTAGCACAGCATGCTGCTTGCAGAAGGATGTTTTGCTAATTAGTTGTAGAAGTTATCGAAAATTTGTAATGCACTCCTTTTACAACTGAATTGAATGACTCAAGACAGTAGAGTTATTGTGTAAATAAAAAACAGCAGGATGAGGCCATTAGAATCTGCCTGCCACCAAATATCATGAGCTTTCTTCACTACAAAgtttttccccaagaaaacaaagaaacagaaaatctccACAAaccatttcttctctctgttggGTGTGcttgagtaatttttaaatacacaagACCCTGAAACCCAGAAAGAcacaatgaagaaataaattaattgaaacCACAGCTCATGACAGAAGTGCTACTGCCCAAGTATTCAAAGTGGCTCGTTACCAACAGGGAAACTATTCTGGAGTGCTTGGACTGTTTGTCAGCCTACATTAATAGGGAAAGTGAGATAAAGATTGTTAATTAAGCTACTAATAAGAGATATAGTCAGAGCCCAGAAGCTGCATTCAGTTGAGATTTAAGGGAAGCAATGACACAAAGTCTGAAGTTGACTGAACTATTAAGGATTGGCTGAGCTCCTCTGAACTCATGCTACACCACCAGAAAATCTGGCCTCTACAATTCCAGTGCGGCACTTTGTCTAAAGCATTATAATAATCTCATAATTAAAAACTCACACCCACACCAAAAGAAACACTAAGTCAGGTTCCCGTGTGTAACAGGTACGACACAGGTGTCTAATTAAAATCTGCAGGCTCAACTTGCAAACCCCAGAATTTCATGActggggagagaggcaggaattTATTTCCTGTGTCCATCACAATTTTCTCTAAAGTCAATTTTCTTTAATAGTTATAATAATGTTACATGTTCTGAATGTATGAAAGGGGACAAAAGGCTGATAGTCCTCTCTAGGTCCTGCTGTGTCTGGAGGAAAGTTCTTTGGTGTTCCCACACTTTGTgtgggagaggcagcagagctcaaGCCACCCCAGTTATCCTTTTCTCAGAcgaaatatttacatttttattgaattGGAGGGTCAGGTGTCTTCAGTTTTATAAACTCAGTCTTACAGTTGAGCTCAGTGATTTTTTCCAACACTTGTCGTGGGGAAATAAAATAGTTCCTATTTCAAAAGTAGTAAAATGATTAAAATATTAAGGGGTCAAAAAAGGAGACAGTCAGGTCCAtaatatcaaaatatttgagCTCTGTCAGTACTGTGTTTTGTGCATTTTGTACTGCACTAGCCACAGAATACAATATGGTTTGCAATGGTACGGAAAGTATCTTAAGCATTTAATAAATTTGGCACAAGTTTCACATTCTTTGGTTAAAATGCTGACACATGCAGATTTAAGATTCAAAATTAAAGATATCTGGattctaaaaataattcagagtcCATCTTCTTCAAGTACTGACAAAAGACTGAGATTGTGATTCAGACAAAAATgtcttgtttcttcttcttccttcttcttcttgtttcttcttCAGAGTCTTCCCTTACCCAGATCTCTTACAGCATTTTTGAGACCAATGTCAGTCACAAACATGAGAGTCCAGGAGCTTTCCACGCTTTGGTGCCAAGAAGTGAGCACAAGTGATCAGCAACAGTATTTTTAAGGCACAGCTGTAGATGACTCTctatatatgtacatacatatatagatcaaagcacaggaaaaaatatatcagCTTGAGCAGAGCTCATCAGTATCTTATTTGTTATCTTGTATTTCTCCACCTCTATTTTCAGTAGTCCAGAGCACCAAGACAGCTGTGGATGAGCAGGTGCAGGGAACAATTATCATATTTCTGGAGGTAACCGTGGGCTTCAATTAGGAAGCCAACTTACTGGGGTAAAGAAACTCATCACCGTTGATTCTTAGGTGAGGAATAAGATCTTTTTATGTGACCCACCATGAAtaatccatttatttatttataataaagcATTGATGTCAGTGTAATTCTCTGGTCTAGCACACTGCATAGAAGCCATACAGAGTGAGAAATAAAGCCAGTGGGATGCAGATGAACAAGTTTTTTTATAGTGACAGTCATACGGTTGCATTTGTGAAAGATGTACTCATATCTGCACCAGAACTGAATTCCTCTCCCTGCAAAAATCCACAGTCCTGCTGGTGGTCACTCAGAGAATTTtctaatgcaaaataaataaataaatattcaggcAAAAATAtcttacataaaaaaaaaatggagctgAGTTCCATTGTTTCAAAGGGCCTACTCAAACCAGGATTCTTTACCTTTTAATATCTATCTATTTATGCATATGTGCAGAAAACCCACAGACTAACTGGAATCATATTTGCGTGTCTACTGACTATTATATGCTACATTGTAAATTCCAACATTTTGCAGTTCTCAAGCTGCCATGCAGAGAAAGTCAGTAATAAATCCTTCACTCTTaccttttccatgttttccaagagttttatttctttgaagtgTCTTcgatttatatatatatataaaattcaaaaattaaaaaaatcccagtgtaAATCCCCGAACAAACAAAATAAGCTCCCCTGTGCCaataaaaaagcacatttaagGGGGTGGGGGGGATATCTGGGctacagatgtatttttttcaagttagaTCATCTCTGTCTAGTTTAATGTTTGTTCTGTTACCATTTGAAATTCAATTTCAGGTAGTTCTTCATCATATCAGAATAGGATGCATCATTAACTCTAGGAGGATGTTTTCATTTGGCATCTGCTATTTTCACCAAATGTCAAGGCTTGACATTTGCTATCTTTATCTGGTTTTGGTGTATCACTCATActgagattttgtttcttcttatCTGATATTGATTTCAACTGTGACCAGCTGTGTTTCTAATAAAATCAACAGGCAAGTATCTGGCATTTAGTTCTTCACTGctagaggaaaagaaacaactcagtgacaaaaaaaagtaaggagATACTTTTCAATTAGGATGCTCGCCTGTATCCTCACATTATCCACCTCTTAGTACTTCTGTTGATGTTATATTTCTGATTGATTCCCTCGGGGAAGTCTCCATGGAAATCCTTGTCTGTCAGatgaaatattcctttttgCTGTCATCCACTGCTTCCTGGAGAGCGGGGTCGTTTTTCAGCGCGGCATCCGCGCTCTCGGCGAACTCGGTTCCCTTGGCCTCATTGGTGTGGTAGGTGCCCTTGTGCCTGTACATGTACCTGACCATCACCACCAGCAGGCAAATGAGGACAAATACCACGGCAGCAATCACACCTGGAGGAGAGAGATCACTTAAGTGTATCACCAGTGATAAAATACGAGAAGCGTCTCACAGCCAGACATTACGACTTGAGCTGCTTGCTGGGGAAAAGCCCCTGTGTCATAAGGGGTTTGTGTGTTGCAGTGGCCACAGTCAGAACACGCTGCAAAAACACCAGATGGGATAGAGATACTGCAGGAATACAGGAAAAATTCTCACTAGCTTTCTTTCAAATCAATGGCTTGATTTGGTTGAACATATTGGAACTTGAAGTTCATTACAAAttgaggagaaataaaagagcataaaggaaaaccaaaaggtTTCCCTCATCCTCCTGGAAGCACACACCCAGGGTGGGGGTGGTGGTGTTGCAGACAACCCAACCCTGCCTCCTCAAGTGTTCTCAATTTCAGGGCTGAGTATTTCATAGGGGACATTCAACAAATAGCAGGAGCTGCATGACTCTCTATTTGCAAGCTGCCATTTCAATTCCATTCTGTGCTCTAATTAAGAAAGTTTGATTGTAATGAATGTGGAAGTGACACCTGGCAGAAGGAAGGGATTATGGGTAGATCTTTCTTGTCTCCTGGACTAAGGCTGATTTCCAGCTATGTGTTGAGTGGACAAAAATTCTATAGATGACGCCAATGAGTGTATGACTAAATGGTGAATGGAAACACCGCTAGTGAAAGGAAGTAAATTCAAGATCCTTTTCCAGTGTGAAAGGTAGTAGTTCATAACAAGTCCTGACAAGTGCAAAGAATGACAAATCCATGACAAGTCCATTCTTTAAAAACTTACAAACTCTATCCCTTTCCTTCCAGATAAAATTATTCACTTATAAATAGTGAAGCAAAATTAAGTGTTTTGAAATTTATTCAACTTCTGTGacttttacaatttttaaacaCGATTTTTTGCATGGATCCAGGATGATACTGAGCTGATTCTATATTCATATGAATCCTGGAATAAGCCAAacattaaagaaatacaaaataaaatgaactgGAACAGAGCATTCCTAGGGCTTCCTCTGCTGTCGGTAAAAGGTGTGTGTGTGATCATTTCTTCTAGAAGTGAATTTTATGTTTTGTCACAAGAATTCCTTCCTGAAAATGCCCACTACTCTGCAGAGACAATGAAGGGAAGGTAGAGAGTACCTCTTTTCTGCATCTTATATTCAAGGTAAGTGGCAAGAGTGGGTATGTCCAAGCTTTAGATTTATCAGCATCAATAAACTGAGTGGGGATACCCTACAGGCATAAAAACATAGGAACAGGCAGAATATTAGCAGGGTAAATAAAGATTATAACTCTGTCTTTAAAGATACGCCTTAACATTATTGTCCAGACTTCATGGTACTCGGTTCTGGAGTGCAAAGTTACTGCTAGCAGAAATGAAATTGCTTATACAGAGAACTTCAAGCTTAAAATAATATCATGGTTGCAGTGTGGGCTTCATCAATTTTTAGGACCTCACTGGTATCCCTTGACACAAGAGGCTCTAATAGGCTTTAGATGTAGCACAGTATTAATAAGCCTAGGGGACTAAGTACAAATCAATTTACCTGCTACTTGTTCATAGAAAGCTGAAATTAAAGTTACAGGAGATGGGACCTGAGGGAAATATAGCAGAACCTCACCAATTTGCACTAATGATTGGTATAGCCCCTTGTGAATGACTGAAATTAGTGTGTTAGCATGGAAATGaacaaacacaataaaaataaaaagacaggTTCACTCCGTGAACATAGCTTTCCTCATTTATTCTGACAACTGTATTTAGTTTAAATGCATGAGAGAGTTTTAATGGAACACCAGGAAATACAGTGTGGTGAATTTTGTAGCAATAAAGGGTCAGCTGGTATAAACTAACATGGCTCAAATCAAAGGTGCTACACCAGTTCTGTACTAAAGGAGAAGCTTGACCCAGTGAATATTGAAGGAAATCAAAGACTGACTCTTCTGTTGAACTGTTTGATGTTTTGTCCTAAAATGGAGAATGGATGAGAGTGGTACTGCTCAGTATATGGTTTATGCTCATTATCTCATCTTGTTATCTTGCCAATAGCCCCTCTGGGAGCAGATTTCCCACTGGCCTAATTAACTCTAATTGTGCCGCTCCTGTTGTCTTGTCAGCAAGGCAGGGATTTTGCAAAATGCAAGAAATCAACAAACCTGCTGATTTAATTCTTATGGTGATACTTAGTACGGTCTGCTACTAACCTCCAATAACAGCCAcatctgctccagctgtggggCTCTCCACCTCTCCATCTATAAATAGAACAGAATgtaaaaaagttaattttaagaaagaaattggATCATATGGAGAAGCAGTGACTGCACTGGTGGTGTTCTATTATTTTAACCTGTGAAACTCAGAACTTAATATCTCTTGTTAGCAAAAGGCATTTATGAAACTTCACATTAGAGTTAACCTTACAGTAACAGTTTTCTGCCATCAtaacactggaaaagaaatagcTGGCACATTATGCAAATCATTATCGCCCTCAGGGAAACACCTACTGTTTATTATGAGCACTTACCTGTAACATCCTCCAGTGAATACTTAAATTAAGAGCATTTAGGTACTGTGATTACTCTCTAAAAGGtagttttggggaaaaaaaggttggtgtctatttattttccatttatggCTCTCCAGAGTACGGTCCAGATCTTGATTTTGTGCAAATTATTCCGTGTGTATTGATTTcaattaatatatatttatcatTACTGTCCTGTTTTTAAtctttgcatttgttttcttttcagcttaCACTTGACATCACAGCAGGCCTCTCATGTGTGTGGTACATAACACAGTCCCCACTTAGAGTAAGTCTGAATTCAGTGCTGATAAATCAAATAACATTATTTGCATTATAATTTATGAAAagaacccccccaaaaaaaaaaacaaccaaaaaaccaaaaccaaaaccaaacaaaaaaaaacaaaaacaaaaaacaaaaacaaaaccaaacaaacaaaaaaaacccctttacaATATAAATGCAAAAGAGGAGTACCTGACCACGTTTTTTTGGGAATTAAGAAACTGGTCTGAAATGTAAGCTGCTGAAAGAGCAGTTAGAATTTGAGTTACACTTTGATTCTACTTATAGCACTAAATAAGAATAGCCAAAACAACTAATGAAAGCTTTTTAAGGGGAGATGAAAAAATATCCCAGAACCAAGTGAGGATATTCCTCTCAATTGTATGATACAGACCTTAAGTAGAAGTAAAAACATACAGACAAGCATTTCTTCACCAACTTCCACTCAGTTGATCAGGACGGaactctgaattattttctgctccTTATTTCATGCCCACCTAGTTATATGGCCCATATAACAATATCAGCCCACCTAGTTACATGGACATCTGAGAGGGTGATAAACTCCTTGAGTTCTGTGCTATTCTAGGTTAATGACAGGATACTCATGTCTTTATTTAGTTTTGTATGATTTATATAATTCTAAATTATACTGGCTTTGGAacaagaaaaaaggctttatgtgaggtcttttttttttttttttttttttttttttttttttttttttcccttggtaaatgcaaaatagaaaatgcaaaaatagaaaaattctcTGGAAAAGGTGAAAATGTAACTCCAAATCCTTCTACAAACTTCAGAGTGGCTGATACCTGGAATGCCTTTTGCCATATCTATATATATGATTCAAGAACAAAACGCTATCAGCAGTTTTCTCCCTGCTCATATCCAGTCTCTAACATCAGTTTGCAACAAATCGAGGAGAGCTGAGATTCAAAGGATTCACCTCTTCTCAAACATGGGAAGTGCTTTTTCTAGAAAGTAAGAGTACTTTTTCCTCCCCCAGAGATCCTTCGTGTATTTTCTTCCATCTATATACTGACGGAAAGATTGAGCACATCTTgtgtaatttaaaaactgttattATATCTATGTCTATTCAAAACCCATGTGCTCAGAAGAGATTAATTGCCTCAAGGTCAAAATGCTCTGTATTTCTTTACACACCAAATACACGCTGCGTGCCAAAAAAGCAGGCTCCTCTACAGCAATCAAATACTTGAAGGTGTGAATTCCAAAGTGCTTCCCAAGCCACACAGCTTGCTGCCAAACATTAATTCCAGATCAAATTATTATCcccttaatttaaaaaaggtttATGAGTAACTCTCTGCTCGTACCTGGCATTCTCAGGTGCCTCTCAGATTCAGATAACAAGCAGGTGCCTTATCTCTAGTACTTGCCATCACAGTGCTTTTTGATAATGGATTACACTATCATCACTTTGcagaaaagttttcatttccatCTTTATGAGTTTGCAACAGAATGCAGGACTCATCTTGAGCTATGGTATagctggcactgctctgctaagctggcagtgctgtgcccttCAGCAACCAGCTGACATGGTGATGTGGTTTCTCTCACCACAGTTCCATTTTGCTACAAGAAGGTCCTGACCTGAATACTCCTTTCAGTGTCTCCTTTTGACCACAGAAGAAAAGGTTTTCCCAGACAGCCTTTTGCTGCATCAGTCGGAGTGCCAGAACATTGCAGCTACCATCAATGACCAGACGGTAAAGTTCTGCTCCCCAGATCAGTTTTGGGGCAATGTTGATGGAGGGCACAGAGATTCCCTTAATCCCTCTTTCAATCtctctgaaatttcattttgtccAAAATATCTATGAGATTCATGGCAACATTACAGTATTGCTGGGCAGGTGTGAAAGTAGTGGCATTGCTCGAGGTTCAAGCAGTGTGGTCCCTCCTGAAATACGACTGAGGGACACTCAAGGCATGTGTGATGGAATGAGACCATCCTCCCTGAGGAGGAGTGAAACAGCAGTGTTGTCCTGAAGGGAATCCATGCTTGGCCAGGAGCTCCAGCATGGCCTCTCTAAACTCAGTTTGTGTCAGAAATACCATGCATCATGGTAGGACtgaattttcactttctgaagcaaaaaaagacATCCAGCTTACTGAAGGGATTTTTACCTCAGCAATGGCTTTGGCCTTCTTGTACCTTCTTTATTCTGCTCTTCTTCACATGCAGAGTGCTAAGAGTCTGTGTTTCAATAGATGTTATTGCACCTGTTTTGATTGTTTCCCTTTGTTTCAAGGAcatcttttgtgttttctgttgctAAACTGTCCTTGCAAAACTTCCTCTCCCTGTTATACTGGCCCTTGTCCAGCTATAATCTGGTTCTGAAAGTGTTTAAACACCGTTGTTATTTACTGCCACTGGTTACCATGACAAACAGAAATCAAAGGATTGTGGGGAAACatgtttttcataaaatttcTGGCCATCAGAATAAGTTGACTAAGTCAAGAATAGAACACACAAATCAAATTGTCTGTTGTTGGAAAGTATGTTTCTAAAAGCCAGTATGATGGGAAAGAAATGCTTTAGTGTCGTGACCCGAAATTCATCAAATTCCAGTTATGCTCATAAACTTACAAATAAGGAGTTTTTGCAATAGAATGACAATTGCTACCTGTCTCATTCTCATCAATCACATCctgctgagaaagcagcagcctgtgaaagtcccagaaatatttttgacttAAATACTGCAAGCAGATCTCTGGCTTTGTGCTTCACAGGTGGCACACCAGTACAACTGACTTGTATGTTAACATAGCTAGTGGTGACTTATTCATGCTAGATTTGTTGGTAAATTTGTTAAACAACCTCTTCCAGGTGAAATTTTCCaataaaacttgatttttaaatgaattttagtAGGTTCCCCCTCCTAATTTTAATCTATCCTCTTCCCTTTTGGCTGAGGAACACTTCTTTGAAGCAGGAAGGTCCAGCAGTGAAAGTCTTTGCCTGAGGTTCAGCACACTCCTATTCTCACTATGCACTTTTCTGACACTTGTAATGATTTCTTTGGTTCTATAAATTGCAAATCTGAAACAGTAAAAGTCATAAATAACTTCCTGCCCCAAAATTCTTtggctttaaaagaaatttgttttatttacactTTATTTTGTATCTGAGCTTCATTCAAGTAGATCTTTCCAGTTCTTCTTTACAATGCTAAGAACTAAATTTGCTTTGCAAAGTGAGGTTTCAGCATGATTTTGTGACACCAGAAAACAGGTCTTTAAGGAAAACACACAGTATTATGACAGTCCTGATAAAGATGCAAGACTTATCAGCGATCTACTTTAGAAGCCTAACCATATTAAGACATTCCAACTGACAAGCTGTTCAGCTCAATATGGTGATGGGAAAGGGCATATTCGTCCCCCAAATGCTTTCTCCCATTCAGCATAGAAAGCTCCAAGTTTCGATCTTGCTCCTTGTaggaaacaatattttaaagtgattcTGTGGCTATCAGTAACACATGGAATAAACTTGTAGAAAGCTTCCCGCTTTCTTATTTTCAGGCATCATTTTTGTCTGCTAAATtagtttccagaaaaaaaaaacccagtatttgCACTCTTGGTGGTTCTGCAGTCAGGACTTCAGTTAAGAATACAAGCAGCTACATCTTTGGTTGTTATGGATTTACACACGGGAAAAGCATGAAAGGAAAACCATACCTGCAAAGGGATTCCCATTTAGCACCTTTGACAGGAATGCATGGGAATGACCCTACAGGATGGATCTAATCTACTGGTGTGAACTGCCAAATCTCTACCGTTCAATCCACAAGGGCAGTTTGATGGTATAACCTAGACCTCACCCCAAACTTCATAAGGCCTCTCTAATTTCCTAAGATAAAGTTCCAGACTAAATCTGGTAGCGTTGAGTAGAGAATTAAAAACCCGAGATTACACCTCGTGTCATGATTCCCATGCAGCTGTGGGTGATCCTGCACTTTTGAGTTTGTCAGGCTAAGTTAATACACAGGTATCTATGTGTAGATATCAAAGCCACTCAGCAGCAGTCAggcagcactgctcctgctcctgtttttcaggattttcctACTCACAAGCTTGTGCTTTTGATTCTTATCAACTCCAGCATCTCTTATCACGATGCCCCATTACTGACTGCTACAATCTCAGACAAAGCCTTGGCTGTTAAATTACATTCAAGTAGGTCTTTAAGTGCTTTCTTGGGCaaccttttctctctcttgatGTGCCTGTTCATTGCATAAACGCTTGAAATTCATTCAATCCATGTGAATGATGGGTCGAATTCCTTAAGGCAGTCATTTCCTTCTCAGGGCTTTCCAAGGCATGCAGACTAGGAAACACACAGGAAGATTTCATCTGGAATCAGCTCATCTAATCACTTTATGAAAAACTGCTGCTAATGGGAACAACCCAACCTTATCTCAGTGTATCCAAGTATCTGCTTTGCAGGATCATCCCTATACTGACGGAGTTTTTGCAGGCAGTGGTGTAGATGCAAGTCTCTATCTGTAGGCCGAAATGTGTCTTTATGATTTGGCTATTAAATGTTCAATGGTTTTGTCTTAAACATTCATACTATCCGCCCATGCCTGTCCAGTAAACAAGGGAGATGTTCAAACTGAATGATAGTTCATGAATCCAATCTATGATTCAGACCAGATAGAGATGGAATCCAGAGGAAGCTTTTACCTCagtattgatttttctttctttcttccataCCTTTGAAAGAGAACTTTGGTTATAACAAGACAAATGAAATACAGTTTACTTAGTAATACAGACTCGAGTAAATTTTTGtctatttgtttggtttgacCTAGCACAACATACCATACTaatctttccttatttttaaaaggttgtaatttaaaaagaagactCCCTTTTTACACAAAAAACTTTAATGAGTTTCTAATTACCTCCGCTCAAGATGATACTAAGGCATTTGACTGGGTTCAGTAAGACATTATGAATTTCTGAAAGCACTGAGGAGTATATGGAGTCTACCAGGCAGCTTTTGCAGTTGTTAAAAACCCTTTCTATAACTACCagaatttaatctttttaaaaaatgttctttatataaaaatgtatttagcATAACTGTACCTTTCCCAGGGgctctttttgttctttgtatGCTCTTCTGCAGTCATTGTTCCTCTTGACTGGAAGAGCGGGTTCTAATGTGTTCTTGTTTTCTCCACTGATGCAAGACTTCTTATCACACACTCAGTATAGAAAAACTAATGAAGTCTTAACATCTCCATTGTTTATGCAACTGTGGTATGTCCTCCTTGCCCTTTGGTTTATATTTGTGCCTTGCCAACACACTGCATTCATGAGAAAATCATTAATCTATTAACCTTAGCACACTGATTTAATTTACAAGCTATAGTTAGAACTGGTTCACTGCAGC
The genomic region above belongs to Sylvia atricapilla isolate bSylAtr1 chromosome 7, bSylAtr1.pri, whole genome shotgun sequence and contains:
- the GYPC gene encoding glycophorin-C — its product is MSSQNNATSQPHGEVESPTAGADVAVIGGVIAAVVFVLICLLVVMVRYMYRHKGTYHTNEAKGTEFAESADAALKNDPALQEAVDDSKKEYFI